From the Ornithinimicrobium humiphilum genome, one window contains:
- a CDS encoding class I SAM-dependent methyltransferase: protein MTDYDEFARAYSDANEGNLLNAWYERPAMVELAGDVAGRDVLDAGCGSGPLAAALRDRGARVSGFDLSPGMVALARERLGEDADLRVADLDAPLPYDDDAFDIVVCSLALHYLPDWAGALAELRRVLRPGGRLVVSVPHPAAYLVNYPGRDYFALTRYSEEFEFGDRTATLTYWHRPLHAMTDAFTAAGLRLLAVGEPPWSPATPTELLPARAAGRTAFVCFLFFTLEAP, encoded by the coding sequence GTGACCGACTACGACGAGTTCGCGCGCGCCTATTCGGACGCCAACGAGGGCAACCTGCTCAACGCCTGGTACGAGCGACCCGCCATGGTCGAGCTCGCCGGCGACGTGGCGGGTCGAGACGTCCTCGACGCCGGCTGCGGGTCCGGACCGCTCGCTGCCGCGTTGCGGGACCGAGGGGCGCGGGTCAGCGGGTTCGACCTCAGCCCCGGGATGGTCGCGCTCGCCCGCGAACGGCTCGGTGAAGACGCGGACCTGCGCGTCGCCGACCTCGACGCACCCCTGCCCTACGACGACGACGCGTTCGACATCGTGGTCTGCTCGCTGGCGCTGCACTACCTGCCCGACTGGGCCGGGGCCCTGGCCGAGCTGCGCCGCGTGCTCCGCCCCGGCGGACGCCTCGTGGTCTCGGTGCCCCACCCGGCCGCCTACCTCGTCAACTACCCCGGACGGGACTACTTCGCGCTGACCCGCTACTCCGAGGAGTTCGAGTTCGGCGACCGGACCGCGACGCTGACCTACTGGCACCGGCCGCTGCACGCCATGACCGACGCGTTCACCGCGGCGGGCCTGAGGCTCCTGGCCGTGGGAGAGCCGCCGTGGTCGCCCGCCACCCCGACCGAGCTGCTGCCGGCTCGCGCCGCGGGGCGGACGGCCTTCGTCTGCTTCCTCTTCTTCACCCTCGAGGCACCCTGA
- a CDS encoding GNAT family N-acetyltransferase, which translates to MPLPTPTLETDRLLLRPFTADDADDIYALQSDAETLRYWDSPPWTSREQADRFLARCVEMAEQDAGVRLAAERREDGAFVGWGSFHRWDPTFRSAGLGYCLTRHNWGRGYATEIGRAILTWAYATLDLNRVQSEADTRNRPSARVLEKLGFTLEGTLREDCIVDGVVSDSWVYGLLRREWEG; encoded by the coding sequence GTGCCACTGCCTACCCCGACGCTGGAGACCGACCGGCTGCTGCTGCGTCCGTTCACGGCCGACGACGCCGACGACATCTACGCCCTGCAGAGCGACGCCGAGACGCTGCGCTACTGGGACTCCCCGCCCTGGACGTCGCGGGAGCAGGCCGACCGCTTCCTCGCCAGGTGCGTCGAGATGGCCGAGCAGGACGCTGGTGTGCGGCTCGCGGCGGAGCGCCGCGAGGACGGCGCGTTCGTCGGCTGGGGTTCCTTCCACCGGTGGGACCCGACCTTCCGCAGCGCAGGGCTGGGCTACTGCCTGACCCGGCACAACTGGGGCCGGGGCTACGCGACCGAGATCGGGCGCGCGATCCTGACGTGGGCCTACGCGACCCTCGACCTCAACCGGGTCCAGTCCGAGGCCGACACCCGCAACCGCCCCTCGGCGAGGGTCCTCGAGAAGCTCGGCTTCACCCTCGAGGGGACCCTGCGCGAGGACTGCATCGTCGACGGCGTCGTCTCGGACTCCTGGGTCTACGGCCTGCTGCGACGGGAGTGGGAGGGCTGA
- a CDS encoding alpha/beta fold hydrolase → MRYVLVPGAGGQAWYWHRVVPLLPDAVAVELPADDPDAGLAAYADAIVAAAGPDPGPVTVVAQSMGGLSAPLVCDRMDVRRLVLVNAMVPRTGETGGQWWEATGHTFDGELDPLVHFFADVPEDITREAFASPPRDQSTRPFEDPWPLPAWPDVPTTVVAGRDDRFFPPGFQRRVAKERLGLDVIDIPGGHLLALSRPGELAGVLLSLDEGDAS, encoded by the coding sequence ATGAGGTACGTCCTGGTCCCCGGGGCCGGCGGCCAGGCGTGGTACTGGCACCGCGTCGTCCCGCTGCTGCCCGACGCCGTCGCCGTCGAGCTGCCCGCCGACGATCCCGACGCCGGTCTCGCGGCCTACGCCGACGCGATCGTCGCCGCGGCGGGCCCGGACCCCGGACCGGTCACGGTGGTGGCCCAGTCGATGGGCGGACTGTCCGCCCCGCTGGTCTGCGACCGCATGGACGTGCGGCGCCTCGTCCTCGTCAACGCCATGGTCCCGCGCACGGGGGAGACCGGCGGGCAGTGGTGGGAGGCCACCGGGCACACCTTCGACGGGGAGCTCGACCCGCTCGTGCACTTCTTCGCCGACGTGCCCGAGGACATCACCCGGGAGGCGTTCGCCTCTCCACCGCGCGACCAGTCCACGCGCCCGTTCGAGGACCCGTGGCCGTTGCCGGCCTGGCCCGACGTCCCCACCACGGTCGTCGCGGGGCGCGACGACCGCTTCTTCCCTCCCGGGTTCCAGAGGCGCGTGGCGAAGGAGCGGCTCGGGCTCGACGTGATCGACATCCCGGGAGGACACCTCCTCGCGCTCAGCCGGCCCGGGGAGCTCGCCGGGGTGCTGCTGTCCCTCGACGAGGGCGACGCCTCCTGA
- a CDS encoding AAA family ATPase codes for MLLVIFGPPAVGKMTVGRAVAARSGFRLFHNHMTIEPLLEVFGYGTHAFTTLNGEFRRRVMEEAAAHGVDLIFTVVWALDRRADLREIRAYVECFDEVAFVELRADLGTRLERNRTEERLLHKASKRDVEWSDGNVREMEERWQMTSAEGPLEAAELLERHPHLVLDTVGVPPEETAARIVAWLDEVR; via the coding sequence ATGCTTCTCGTCATCTTCGGGCCGCCCGCCGTCGGCAAGATGACGGTGGGCCGGGCGGTGGCGGCCCGCAGCGGGTTCCGGCTCTTCCACAACCACATGACGATCGAGCCGCTGCTGGAGGTCTTCGGCTACGGCACCCATGCCTTCACCACGCTCAACGGCGAGTTCCGCCGCCGGGTGATGGAGGAGGCGGCCGCGCACGGGGTCGACCTGATCTTCACGGTCGTGTGGGCGCTCGACCGCCGCGCCGACCTGCGGGAGATCCGTGCCTACGTGGAGTGCTTCGACGAGGTGGCCTTCGTCGAGCTGCGCGCCGACCTGGGGACGCGGCTGGAGCGCAACCGCACCGAGGAGCGGCTGCTGCACAAGGCCTCCAAGCGCGACGTCGAGTGGTCGGACGGCAACGTGCGCGAGATGGAGGAGCGGTGGCAGATGACGTCGGCCGAGGGCCCGCTGGAGGCCGCGGAGCTCCTGGAACGGCACCCGCACCTCGTGCTCGACACGGTCGGCGTGCCGCCGGAGGAGACGGCGGCACGGATCGTGGCGTGGCTCGACGAGGTGCGCTGA